A stretch of Spirosoma oryzicola DNA encodes these proteins:
- a CDS encoding glycosyltransferase family 2 protein, with amino-acid sequence MTRSDNSLSSFVTQPYQPLVANDGRSYPKLTVVTPSYNQDEYLERTILSVLNQQYPNLEYFIIDGGSTDGSLDIIKKYEPYLAGWVSEKDRGQTDAINKGFRLATGDYVAFQNSDDVFAPNAFTRVADAWRKNPDTDVFFGDMYITDEDDVILEEMRAPKFCVECQIYEGMQVFNQSLFISRKRLEQFGLLDESLRFVIDYEIVSRLGVQPSVRFQHVDGFWGGFRVQPNAKSSTIQTVGLNEHQLVKEKYRPQLQSSLGPSFWSRYCRLRKLVTFVLQGEFGYVRHRLQLRRSNQN; translated from the coding sequence ATGACCCGTTCCGATAACTCGCTTTCTTCGTTCGTTACGCAGCCCTATCAACCGCTTGTGGCAAACGATGGCCGATCTTATCCGAAGCTAACGGTGGTAACGCCTTCGTATAACCAGGATGAGTATCTGGAGCGTACGATTTTAAGTGTATTGAATCAGCAATACCCAAATCTTGAGTATTTTATAATTGATGGTGGTTCGACAGACGGAAGCTTAGACATCATAAAAAAGTACGAACCGTATCTGGCAGGCTGGGTGAGCGAGAAAGATCGCGGACAAACAGACGCGATTAATAAAGGTTTTCGACTGGCGACTGGCGACTATGTAGCCTTTCAGAATTCGGACGATGTTTTTGCGCCAAACGCGTTCACGCGGGTAGCCGATGCCTGGCGGAAAAATCCAGATACGGACGTTTTTTTCGGTGATATGTATATTACTGACGAAGATGACGTTATTCTCGAAGAGATGCGTGCGCCGAAGTTCTGCGTCGAATGTCAGATCTACGAAGGAATGCAGGTTTTTAACCAATCGCTATTCATAAGCAGAAAGCGTTTAGAGCAGTTCGGACTGCTGGATGAGAGTCTTCGCTTTGTGATTGATTACGAAATTGTATCGCGCCTAGGGGTTCAGCCAAGCGTTCGCTTTCAGCACGTTGACGGCTTTTGGGGAGGATTTCGCGTTCAGCCCAATGCCAAATCGTCTACGATTCAAACCGTTGGGCTTAATGAACACCAACTGGTGAAGGAAAAGTACCGTCCTCAGCTACAAAGTTCGCTTGGGCCTTCGTTCTGGAGTCGGTATTGTCGGTTACGCAAACTGGTCACATTTGTCTTACAGGGTGAGTTTGGTTATGTCCGACACCGGCTACAGCTACGTCGTTCCAACCAAAATTGA